The Macadamia integrifolia cultivar HAES 741 chromosome 4, SCU_Mint_v3, whole genome shotgun sequence genome contains the following window.
TCATGAGCATGGTGCGGAAATCATTCTTGGGATCGGGCAGGGCTGGGCCGATCCCAACCAGATTTCGATCTGGATCATCCTGTATTATTTTGATTGGACAGAAATACCcttaattttcattaaaaacgaatcatttttttccttactACCCTTCATTTATTCTGATCCAACAATATGGTATCAGCCAAGAATTGGGATAGAAGAGGGTCGATGCCAATCTGATCTgatctgattcctcaaaccatacTTACAAGGGTGGACAGGGTTCTCTCTATGGATCCCAATTGGTCCCATGACTTTGTCATGGAATTCATGTTAGAAACATTTCAATTTAAAGTATCTCTAGATTTAATGAAGAGtggaaatttttgaaattaGGTATGAATATGGATAAGGCAAAGCCAAAAGGAAGGAAACACACTTAAGATTTGGGATATAAGGTCCATTTTATGATGGATAAGCTGAATTATACATCTTGTATCTATCAAGCCCATTTTAGAGGATATTTTGCATTTGAAATTCTCCGATGaatcttgtattttttctttcattcctaGGGAGCTTAACAGTTTAGCTGGCTCTCTAGCAAGGAGGGCTCTATCTATGATGGGCACGACAGTTTGGTCCAATTCTGATCCTTGGATCCAAGATCAATGTTTGGCATCTTTGCGTCTTTCCACTTCttctaaataaatattttttcaccaaaaaaaatataatttatttacTTATGTACACATATGCATATACATACACACATGATAAATATTTAGGAAAAGGGTTCTCTAGCAAGTTGATagatttttaataatttatttaccTATCTACGATACCAATCAGCTGCACCTCATTGGTGTGTTAGAAAGCCTTAGGTTGTGCTCGATTTTAAAAAATGGAGACAACAACAAATCAATGAAAATCGGTATGTAATGGTAAGAAAGAAATATTGTTGCATAGAGGCAATGTGGGGTTCAAATGTCTATAGTGAGCATTTGGTATCTGAGAGCATCAGGGCACACCTCTCGAGGGGCTCCCAGCCACCCGATGCTCACTACACCGATGTAATGGCTGCAGATGATTTTCAAGCGACAAtgtgtgttagagagagagagagattccagtAGATTGGTATATAgagaatggtttttttttttttttttttggtaggatagAGAATGGTTTACCACTTAGTATTTATAGAAGTGAGATACCTTTTCAAAGGGATACTTTGAAAAGGTGTGCCTATGGAGTTCAATGGTCTAGATTGAATCTTGAAAAAAGATCCCGTATCTGTGCATATAGACATACACATTTGTACGATCATGTCTTCGTGCAGAGACATGTCCATAGCGATTAGAGAATGGATATATAAATGGACACCTCCATTCATTTACTTTCTTATAAACTCAAGCCTATATAACCGTCACATAAAACGGCCCAAGTCCAAGTCCAGCCCATGTAACAATTAAGTCAAATAAAACAGCCCAAATCCAAGCCCAGCCCAATTTAAAATATTGAATAAATCCATATATAAAATTTAGGcgatgtttggttgcaagggaaatttgtttcccttttgagttgtttggttgcaacagaaatGAAGTAAAGTTAATTTATcagagttgtttggttggatgtaaaatagatgtaaaattttaaaaaccttataatccaaccaaacttgCTAAATTATAACCACCCCTTTATTCTTCGGTAATTAACCCACACTATGTCCACTGACCTCTTCTCAGTCCTCATAGCCTTAAaagttttcatctttttttttttaagtttcagCCATTCTTACTTCGTTTCTCAGTTCTAAATTCTAAATTCTAAATTCTAAATTCTAAATTCTACTCGGTTCTTTCAAGTATTGTACCCTTCTTATAGTGCTATATGCAACTGATCTCCGATCCAATTACTATTCATATAAAACCATTCTTTCTCAAATTGCATCTCTTGATGATTTGAGGCATTGACTAAGAGTAGCATCTTTACTTCACAGATTAGTAAATTTGTATCGGCTCGGCCACACTAATCAGATAAAGAGAAAGAACTTGAAAGCTCTGAATAATCAAGAGAAGATTTGATAAGCTTCCACAAACAGGGGAATAGATAGTTGAGCAAGTTTCCAGCGGACATGACTCATGAAGAAATTTattgaggagaaaaaaattacacattaGTATAGAAACTACACAGAATTACAACAACAAAACAACCAAGACCTTCATAGAAGAACCAAGCCCTTCCTCAATCCCAGCCCAAGACTACTATGGAACTCTAGCTACTCATGATGAAAAAAATCCCTGAAACAGATTCAGGTCTTGTAACCCCTTGCTTTGCTTACGGAATTTAATGTAAAaaaatgatgcatgatgtgTAATCAACCTAATTAACAAAccttaaataaaattaaaagggtTCCTTGTGCCACTAACATATATGTACTAATATATGGAGATAGTTTATAGACATCTATTAGTTTGTTATGGAAACTAAGAAGTGTAGATAACTATTGGATTTTCTATGAGACAAGAATTCCACATTGGAGGCatcaaaatcataattttagTATATGTAAAATGGTCAATACAACTCTCATGTAAGAGTTTGATGGTATGATCATATTCCACAAAACAATGAAGAGAAGAATCTTTGTAACCCATATATTTTCAACTCAGTGGAAGGATGAGTTTTAATCTTTGACATACAATGTTCTCCTTCGATTTGTtagataaaagagaaaatatgtgCAATCCACCAACCACCCCAAACTCATTGGAAGATGTTCCTCCTAGAACACCTACGCCAATCTGATTGCTACTCGGATTCCTCAACTCTTCTTGGGCATTTATACCATCCACCTTCAATGACAACATACATTACCCAAAGCAAGAACATAGTTCAGTGTTTCATTtatagaaacaaaaagaaatcatcaaaattacTCAAACATCTATCTGGCAATTACATATCATCACAATTTCCCAGACATCTATCTGATAATTACATATCCTCCATAAACTAAATtgcatttgaattttcaaatatCCTCCATAAACTAAATtgcatttgaattttaaaagaccaaaggaaaaaaaaaaaaatacagatggATATGGAATCTTCAAGTAGGATATTTAGGGTATAAGAAGTTTCTTTACCCCATTCAAGTAATTACACATCCTAAACAAACTAAATGACAATTGAATTTCCAGGGCCaatgatttaaaattaaatgGCATAGAATCTCCAAGTATAATATCTATGGCAACTAATATAAAGAATTAGAATACAACAAGAATGGTCCAATGATCAGAATACAAATTAGATTGTTTTTATCTTACTGCATCAATGGCCTTGATCGAGAAACCTCGAGATCCACCTCATCCGTTGCTCCACACTCCTAATTAAAAATGCTTTTGTTTGAGGTTCATTTACTACGAAGAAATCAAAGACAATGTCAAGTGTGTCTTCGCTAAATCCATCTACTTTTTGTACAACATCCAATAATGCTTTACAAGAGAAATGCCTCTCTTGGACCACAATCGCCAAACGATCTATAAAGGCAATAACAGCAGATATTTGGTCACCCAATGCTACCTTCACTCGCTTTCTCTCTCAAGGTATATTTTGTGGTGCACCAGCTCCAATTCCGTCTCCAGAATGCGATGAGGACATTGTGACTTGGGTGTTTAAACCTTCACTACCATCGGTCTCGCCAATCTCCATGCGGTCTATAGGATGGATGTATGGTCTAGGTTTTTCAGAAGTTgttccattatcttttgtttgatGCAAAGAATCTCTGCTTGACTACGAAAATTCCCCTGTGGCATGATCTTCACCTACAGTTTCCTTAAGTTCTTCAAATAGAGACCAAGTCATGTTTCTCAACTTCATgaattctttttcctttatgaataaaaaaaaaggtaaatcaaATATTAATGTATGATAATAATATCAATGAACCACTCATAATAAATCGCTGTTGTCTAAGGTGGCTTGGAAGCTTTTCTTGgaccccctttctctttgggcGCAATTTATGAAAGCCATATACTTCCCTCATTCCAGCTTCTTGGATGTGAGATTGGGGAACTCCCCCTCTTGGGCGTGGTGTAGTATGATCGAGGGGAGGAAAGTCCTAGGGAAATGATTGATATGGAAGTTGGGATTTGGCAACAAAATTGACATTTGGAAGGATAATTGGATCCCCTCCTTTCCAAACTTTAAAATCCAGCATGCATCTCTTCCTGGTTGCCCGATTCATTTAGTCTCAGACTTGATCTTTCCGGAGAACCGAAGTTGGAAGAATGATATACTTGATACTTGGTTTCATTGGCGGGATGCAAAAGCTATTGGGCTTATTCCCGTTACTCTTTTTCCAGATGAGGATCAGATTAGTTGGGGAGAGGCAAAAAATGGGACCTTCTTAGTCAAATCTTCCTACCATATGCTTTGTTCTATCCAAACTAGAGTTCAGAAGGAGAAGCTTTCATCCTCATGAGTGAGTAGTTGGGATTCCAGCCCTTTTGAAGTTTGGCGTAGGATTTGGAACTCCCAATCTCTCATGAAGATTAAATCCTTCCTACGGCGGGCTTGCACTTCTGATTTAGCTATTGGTGAAAGCTTTGTTGTTAGAGGTATGAGCTTTGAGCAGCATTGTCAACAATGTGGAGCAGCTCTGGGATCCCCGTCTCATATTATCCTTAAATTGTCAATTTGCAAAGGCGGTATGGTTCAGCTCATCTCTCTCCATTAAGCTTCCCTCTCATGCAGATTGGTCATTGTAACAGTGGATTAGCAGTTGGAAGCATCTTAATCAACtggggaaaaagaaagctagGAAGGTGATCACCTACATGAGTTTTATTACCTGGAACATTTGGTTAGCCCGTAATGAGTTTATCCTTGGCCAAAAATCCTTGTCACCAAATGAGGTTATTAGCAATGCCGAGTTGATCTGCAAAGAGTTTCTGGCGGCTCAAAATCCTCATCTTTAGGTGCTTCAATCCATGAGTCCTACTGGCTGGTGCCCTCCAATTCTTCCTTCCTTCAAGCTTAATGTTGATGCCACACTGAAGTCGATTTCAAATGAGGAAGGCCTTGGTGTTGTGATTAGGGATAGTGTAGGGATTAGGGAACCCCCTAGTGCCATTTCCGACCCTTTTTTTTTCGGCTCAACTTTTGAATGTGAGGCCCTACAGATCTGCCTTGGTCTTTTGGAATGCATCTCCCTCAACCTAGATCATGTGATGGTCGAGTCTGATTGTAAGGCCTTAATCGATCATTTACTTATTCTAAACCCGATGATCCCATCTTTAGTCCAAGTCATCTTTGAAGATATTCACCATCTAGCTTCTCAGTTTGTGGAATGTACTTTTGTTTGTATTCCTAGGGAATCGAATCTTGTTGCTGATTCATTAGCAAGAAAGACCCTGTCCGATCCATGTTTGTGGGGTTTATCATCTTTATTATGACTTATATTGTTGGACTACTCTGTTCTGTTGAAGGCCATCTGTTCTGAGACTGCAACTCACTTGCAGATCCCCTGTTTTAGGGGATATTTTCAGCCAAGTTTCAAGCCCAACTGCAGTCTGTTTGAACCCATCTCTTGAGGTTTTTGTTAGACTACAAGAGAGAATATGGGCCAGAGTTTGAACCCTCGAAACCCTATTTTCTGCAGTTTTCTGAGTtcagatcctttttttttttttttttaatctagcCATCAGTTTGTTTTAATATTATGGGTTTATTATTCGGACAATAGAAGGGTGATTCGATCCAAGTTTCAGCCAATTATATTggtttaatttggttcaatatTAGGGCTGGTGATGGTACATACCTTGTTGCAGCATCCAGACAGCTAAGGATGTATTGGTGCTGATATCTGTAGCGGCTTACTTGCAGTGTGGAGATTTCCGATTCTTGAAACACCTCATGCCACCAGAATTCTCAGAAACTTACCTTGGCTGGACAAGGTAAGTTTTTTCAGTTCAAGGAATTTGCGAATTTTAATATAAGGAGTGGAAAATTTTATGTTGGTTGCCATAGGTAACACATGTAAAAAAGGGTCTTTatgtctttttatattttaaaactaacacctctGAGAGTGTTAGCTTGAGTAAGTTTATTAGTAATAAATGAAACATGAAGGGAATGTAATAAGGGCAAACGCCACTGGTGAACTTTCTCATAGTGTCTTGAAGAGGCTTCGATAAAAATTAGGGAAAGCCATTAAACTTCATTTCTTCTAAAATGTATTTTCATCTCAATAAGAACAGTTTAAGAATAATTAAGATAGGGTTTAAGACGAAAATCCGAGCACTTGAAATTGTATACCAGCCAACAAGCTCatgataaaatacaaaatcaaaGGTGGAGAAGGGCTATAAGAATTTAGGTATGTAAATGGATGGTGGAAAATctgaatttgatttgcatttgtATTTGTTTAGGGTTATTTGTATTCGGTCAAACAatatctgaatccaaattcgaattattcaaaaaataattattatccAAATATATAATCaactataataaaaaattaatcaattaatgattttgagggttttgaAGTTTAGACAAGTCTAGAGAATGAGGAGAAGATACAATCACATTCAATCCGTATTCGATTTGTTTACATCTCCTACGTAAGATCATCTGTCAACGTATACAGTGTGTTATGCTCTCGCTCATGTAGAGTCTAGGAGGGTATATGTATAATCTTAAAATAAATAGCATCTACGGTAAGTGCATACAAAGGGGTGCAAACTGATCACCATGCGTTTTAATTGATGCGTGCACATGTGCTCTCAGTGGCCGAGCCTCTTATGCACAGGCTATGCTGTCGGACAGAACATttattcaaaaaagaaaattacaattacaGGAAACTTGAAAACAAATCCATCTTATTTACCCCCGACCCaaataacccccccccccccacacccaaaacccaaaaaaataaaaaataaaaaaaatccatcttcCCAAAAGCTTTAACCGTTTAAGCTCGAAAACGCTTATCGGTCATATTTCCTTTGCCAACGACCATCTTCAATCCCGATCACCGATCAACGTGTAACGGTAAATTCCAGCTCTCTCTCACTCCCTCTCTAGGTCGCTCTAACTGCTCTTTATCTCCTTTGGTTATGGCTcgtttaggttttttttttttttttttctgtcttgaTCGATTCTTTAGGCGTTAGCAATGGCAGATTCATTGACTCGTGTAACCATCGTCAACTCCGATCgttgcaagcccaaaaaaatgcttCCAGGAATGCAATAAGAGTTGCCCGCCCGTTATCAAAAACTAGTAATTTCAAATTCCCCCTAATCggtttcctttcttcttcctgttgatcagtttttcattttttttttcctggttttcCTTCCTTTAACTGGGATATTTGTTCAGTCTCATCTTTATCTCCTTTTGTTGAAGCTTCTTCACAGATTGCGATTGATTAGTCTTTGCAAGGCTCATACGAATATTAGAAATCCCATGAACCATAAAACATGAGACATGAACCCATGGTTTCAACACTATCTATTACTCCAAGCATGATTTGAACGCAATTGGGAAACTACTTCTCCCTCATCCTCCTTTTCTCTTGCACGAAGCAAAATGAGAGTTAGGGCTTTTGGTCGGACATTCTTCAATACTACTTCATTCATCGTTGATTTATTGCTTTCAATCAATCTTCTgaactggtttttttttttttttttggggggtggggggggtgggtagcatcttttgattcttgaatcaCATATCTCGTTTAAACCCGATTTTTATAGTTTTTATCTCCTCATCggagttcttttttcttttttagtagtCTAAGTACATGAAGTTCTCTTATGGTATTCCACCATTTTATCTCATATGGGCGCCACTTCAAGTCCTTGGATGTTTAAGCGAGTTGTataaaggtttttctttttttcttttttttttggggggggggtggtgtgggggCGTGGGGGAAGAAAAAAGGCAAGCGAGTGAGTTTCTGTTTAAGCTAATATTAATGTTGGGGTTAGATTCGTTAGAAATGAAGTTTGgcatacccttttttttttttttttaatttaaattggtCGTTCTTTCCctgttgtttttttaatttgtcCTTGTGTTTGTTGTTAATCAATGCAGATCCTGTCTTgcctttcttcttgtttttgatCTTGCATTTTCTTTTGGACCATCCTTGAAGATTTCCAACAtcgaagattttgcccttgAGTTTTTGATGAAATTCTTAAGAGATGTTagcatattttttgttttgttttgggtttttttttttttttttttgataaccaGATGTGACCATTCTACAATCAATAAGAATGCACTTTAGTCAAATATGTATTCAAGTGGTATTCACTTTGTCAGTTAAGAATGCATTCTGCATGCACATTCTCACAATGGGAATGCATAGCAAACATAGCCATGGATTCGAATACTCCCATCTTAAAGTGCACAGAAAAACTGATTTCCTAAATCTATTTCcatagatttgaaaaataaatcccAAATCCAAATCCCTCAAACATGCACACCCTTGAAGGATTCAAGATACTGTTTTTGATCTTCTAGTTCTAATATACTGATTTTTATTATTCTGTAGGACCGTCTGTTGTGAGAACAAGAAAATCATGATGGATGGCAGTTTGAACTCCGGTGGCCTTGTGATATCCAACAATGAAACAATCCATTCTTACCTTCGTTCAGTCTCTGAAGATCAAAGTCTCTCTGATGACCTTCGACAGACTGCTTTGAACCTCTTGTCCAAGTCCTCCATTCCATACAAATCCCTCAGGCTTCTCTGGTTTGCATCTGCCTCTGCCACCAGGCCGAAGCTTCTCGATCTCTTATGGGGCTCTGATTTTGTCTTTTCCAGCCCTAAACCTAGGGAGAAGGTAACATGAGATTGTGTAAACAGAATACAAATTCTAAGCTTTCTAATATCTAATTCTGTTTAAGTATTCATGAGATTTTTCTATAACTCCAGAGCGAGGAGTTAAAAGCCAGATTGAAGAAGCTTGAAGATTTGGCAGAACGAAAGGCATATAAAGAACTTGTTAAAGATATAACACCGAGGAAGGATACCGATGAACCTTTCTCATCTTACAAAGATCAGTTAGGATTTGGTGAGGATCTGGTTGTCCTAGTTTATTATGGTTTTCATTTGTTAATTTATTTGAAGTTGAACCATATGTGCATAAACCTGAAATGTTGCTATTATCGATGGAAGAATTTTGATTTTCCCCGCAAGTTTGTTAAACAAGTTTTGTTTTCTATGCTTGTGAAGATCTTTGattctttattcattttataTTTAGAATAGTTCTTCAATGCAATGAAACATGATGGTGGACCTTAAAACTTTGCAGGTCTACATGTTGCACTGACAATGTTTACTGGGTTTTTGGTTGGATATGCTGCATTCAGAGCTATGTTCAATCGCAGCCCCGCGATGGTAACTTCTAAATTCCATGTTGAACTGTTGACATTTGTAAACTGCAACCTCCCCCTCCATACCTTGGCTGAATCGATGATTGAATGTGGGTGGTGCTTTTGTCTTGAATTTGTAGAGCGCTGCTGGGGGTGTCCTTGGATTGGTCTTTGGTATGCTCATGGAAACACTTCTTTTCATTATTAGAACCTCAAGTCCTGATATTCGATCAACATCTTCCACTTCAAAGTTAAAGAAGAATCAATAGCATTTTGGTTTAAGGAGGTCAGTATTTTCGTATATTCTTTTGTCTGGCATTCAAAAATAGGAAGTAATGTGAGCTTTCATGCATTCTGTGTATTTAGTTTGTCTATAACCCTGTTGGCATGATTCAGAGCATCCTTTCCAAGCTTCCCAGCAGATTCATTGGGCCTTCTCATTTGCAGTGATTTTATCTCTAATCATTAGCTATACTTATTATGAGGTTAGATCGGGTTTTAAATTTGGTTTGTTCTTTGTAGATTAAGAGTTAtttaaattctaaatttttGGGTTCCTGTGAAAATTTGTGACTAGTTAGATTTTTCACTTATATTGGGGTTCTTCATGTTTCCAGGCcttctatttatttcttatttgttACCCCCTGAATATAGTTTATTGGGGTTCCAGACGGGGATGGCAGCATCTGAATGGGAAAACAGAAATCAATAGTAGATTAACATGGGAAAAATTGGTAGGGCAAGATTAAGTAGGACAATAGGGTATCAACTGATAagcagaggagaaaagaagaagactgaCATGAATAAAAGTTTCTGGACTGGTTAGGAAGGATTGAATTCAATAGTAGAGtacttgagagggagaaggagggaGCAACCAATAGAGAGGTCATTATGCAGCTAACAGCCAAGCAATTCAAACTTCTATTTCTCCAAAGCTGAAAtcgattcttttttttctttttttttgaggaTGGGTGTATAGCTCCTTTTTTACagactgaaaaaaaatataaatattactCAAACTAGGACTCCCTACACCTACTAATGGTCCAAATAGAATCTTCTAACACTTAACTAGCCCAATCAACTCCCATAAAATTCTAATATTTTATGTACCATAAATTACTAAATTGCCCCATTATAAAATAGAGCAAAAAGCCTAATATCTACCAACATATGCCCGAAATAGAACCAAGGGCTTGGTCTTTGAGATGGTGTGGAGTCCTTGGCTTAGGCTTCCATGGTCTGTCATGCTTGTCAAGCCAAGTAACAGCCATAGCCGCTGCATCATCAACTGTTTATCATgctcaaaaaaattaatatatgaaTCAGGGTTAGCATTGGAACAACAGTCCAGGCTTTGTTTTGTGCTTAGGTGGCACCCATTAACAGGGCACACTTATTTTTACAGTGTAGGCCAGCCAATGTTGGACAAGCCCCCAAGTCAAGATTCATCGTGAACCAATGTGCACACAtcaaattttattgttttgatgattttttgggAATCTTTGTATAAAAGAGAGtgtggaaaatttttgaaattcaatGAGGTTAATGTAGATCGAGCTTGCAAAGGAAAGGAACCAGTGGTTCAATGCTGGATGAAAATTTGGACCATTCTTCAACCCATAGAGAAGTACCTTTTTGGTACTATTCCAGCCTGTCGGTTGGAAGTTgcagccaaggattaaagtatcggtatcggccaGGTAATTTTAAGTCACGTATCTGAGCGTATCGTATTGATCGGTGATATtcaagatacgctaaagatgcACACAAAAATGGACGAGATACACATGGAAATACACTTTTGTATAAAAAAGCAATATAAATAAATCATGCATGgacactaaaatggagaacatcTTATTGagagacaagtgcattcaattgaaattgttgcaagggatgaggtttcttacatgtaatAATAGTCTATTGTCGACTTTCtgagaaattttaaaatgtatGAACAAGTTGATGTTATAATTCATGTTTGATGCaatgttttagtttgttttacctaaatctactcaaacataacaaaaatagaaataaaacaaagatttacagaaaaaaaaaatttggttctTTCAACTTACCTGTTTTGTGCTATGTTTAGCTTCAATACAAATGATTTTTTATACTTCAATCCTTTAAACATCAGTTTGATTCTAGATTTTGAACCATTTTCTATGAATGATTCAAAGCACCAagtccaggaattgaaagagagATTGACTGTGCAattgtgcttcaaattttggaaatgTAAGTACTACCAGCAAGAAGAATATGCTTTGTTTCGAAAGTGAAATGGGTTCAGTAGATACGTATCTTAAGTGATTTGTATCTCATGGGTCAAGGCGGGTTATGTCCCCCCactttgtttctttattattttgtttctcttatttaataaaattttaggggcTTCCTCGGGTccccggaaaaaaaaaaaaaaaaaaaaaaaaaaagaagaaagaaagaaagaaagatatgtatcttaagtatcggtacgtatcggtgcgtatcataTCAAATCAATACATTAGGATACACTTCattttctaaaatattttatcatatcagtatcaatGGCCAACACGATACGATACagaccaatactttaaaccttggttgCAGCAACTTCTAGAAGATCCAAAACCTACCCTATCGATTTTGATCTTGTTCTATTGTGTACCTTAGCAAGGTACAGTTGGGAGGGAGAAATTGGGAAAGTTTCTAGAAGACTAGATCTGCACAAAGCAGAGAGAACGATCCTGCCTTTTGAGAgagttattttttatgtttacttAGAGTATGGCCAACACGATACGATACagaccaatactttaaaccttggttgCAGCAACATCTAGAAGATCCAAAACCTACCCTATCGATTTTGATCTTGTTCTATTGTGTACCTTAGCAAGGTGCAGTTGGGAGGGAGAAATTGGGAAAGTTTCTAGAAGACTAGATCTGCACAAAGCGGAGAGAACGATCCTTCCTTTTGAGAGagttcttttttatgtttactTAGAGTGAacaagtagttagtttcctttttaatgtcTTCTTGTTAGACTAGTAATTAGTTTGGAAATtttttagttgttagtttcttaTTACTTTCCTTTCATGTTAGTTTCTTAATTCATTACATACCAATTTGTACAAGGCTGTCAAGCCTAAAATTATAACTGATTGCAAGCCTTAGAGGCATATTTTAATATGAAATTTGAAGAGTTTTCTTCCATGGCTGTGAGGGTACTACAAGGTGGGATGCCCAAACTTATTTGAGGGGTGTGTGGTCGAAAGAGAGAAGGTGAGAGGCCTGATCCAATTcattcattcttcttcccccttctcatctttccatcacttctgttttcccttttattttatattgtttCTGTACCTGAGATCCATCGAATCTCATTGAAGCCCCAAGGAATTGGTTGATTCAACTGTTATTTGGAAGAGACATTAAAAGGAATACATCGATCACAGAACACATCgaatgcacctctccacttcatccatcttattttaattatttgcaaaacatcatcctcgtatcactttctttatttatgattgccAAATACATAAAATAATTACTTTGCGGAATCTTCCTCCCATCAGTTTCCACCGCTTCATTATTTGTCTGAGCTAACTAAAGTTGCACACTATATACTCCATTTTTTGTTATGCTAATTTTAAAAccttacacaccatatactctaTTTTCGTTATgcta
Protein-coding sequences here:
- the LOC122075149 gene encoding uncharacterized protein LOC122075149; protein product: MMDGSLNSGGLVISNNETIHSYLRSVSEDQSLSDDLRQTALNLLSKSSIPYKSLRLLWFASASATRPKLLDLLWGSDFVFSSPKPREKSEELKARLKKLEDLAERKAYKELVKDITPRKDTDEPFSSYKDQLGFGLHVALTMFTGFLVGYAAFRAMFNRSPAMSAAGGVLGLVFGMLMETLLFIIRTSSPDIRSTSSTSKLKKNQ